A single window of Nocardia higoensis DNA harbors:
- the smc gene encoding chromosome segregation protein SMC — translation MHLKSLTLKGFKSFASATTLRFEPGITCVVGPNGSGKSNVVDALTWVMGEQGAKALRGGKMQDVIFAGTAGRAPLGRAEVTLTIDNSDGALPIDYAEVSITRRMFRDGAGEYEINGNSCRLMDVQELLSDSGIGREMHVIVGQGQLSAILESRPEDRRAFVEEAAGVLKHRKRKEKAVRKLEAMQANLARLTDLTTELRRQLKPLGRQAEVARRAQTVQADLRDARLRLAADDLVTRRAELAGQQSKEAYAREQQITVQSELDAANAALAQQEFQLSRLTPGAEAAAQTWFQLSALAERVNATMRIAGDRARHLGTHTPVGTGRDPDQLEAEADRIEAEEAELREAVEMAAETLEAARDQLAEREYAAKAAEQAHLAAVRAIADRREGLARLSGQVENMRTRAQSVDADIARLSVAIAEARRRGETAQAEFDTVQEELGELDAGEEGLDAQHEHAVQALELADQRVNELRAQDRDASKRVASLSARIEALGMGLARRDGSAWLVEHRPEGLLGPLSGVLRVRAGFEAAVAAVLGPVADAVAAESGESAHAAIRALKDADGGRAALVFGVASETGERSDDPVPSGAHRLADVVECPPELRAGVLALTTGVLVVDDLAAAAAVLAERPEIRLVTRDGDLTGTGWVLGGSDRAPSQLEIQADIDAAEADLVAAQRHAEQLEAALAGALEEQADRKEAVDHALLALHESDQAMIAIYERLGRLGQAARSAQTEAERLTTQRAAAEASREETLAGLAEFEERLRNAELEQAAADEGFGSAGTEAAGREREEAAAALAEARAMEVEARLAVRTAEERAESVRGKADGLRRAARAEREARARAERAQAARKRAAAVAAAVAESGARIAGELEKVVVEAGARRDDLVRRRTECATQVEQIKERARALNTQLAQLTDAVHRDEVAKAQAALRIEQLETTIAEQFGIALDDLIAEYGPDVPLPPSELEMAEYEQARERGEQVTAPQPMPYDRSSQERRAKRAEKDLATLGKVNPLALEEFAALEERYNFLATQLEDVKNARRDLLEVVAEVDARILQVFTEAYADVEREFVQVFSALFPGGEGRLLLTDPSDMLTTGIEVEARPPGKKVKRLSLLSGGEKSLTAVALLVAIFRARPSPFYVMDEVEAALDDTNLRRLIGLFEQLREKSQLIVITHQKPTMEIADALYGVSMRGDGITQVISQRLRAEAPAPAVAT, via the coding sequence TTGCACCTGAAGAGCCTGACGTTGAAGGGGTTCAAATCCTTCGCGTCCGCGACGACGCTGCGCTTCGAACCGGGCATCACCTGTGTGGTCGGGCCCAACGGCTCGGGCAAGTCCAATGTCGTCGACGCGCTCACCTGGGTGATGGGCGAGCAGGGCGCCAAGGCCCTGCGCGGTGGCAAGATGCAGGACGTCATCTTCGCAGGCACCGCCGGTCGCGCGCCGCTCGGTCGCGCCGAGGTGACCCTGACCATCGACAATTCCGACGGCGCGCTGCCCATCGACTACGCCGAGGTGTCCATCACCCGGCGAATGTTCCGCGACGGCGCGGGCGAATACGAGATCAACGGCAACTCCTGCCGGCTGATGGATGTGCAGGAACTGCTCAGCGACTCCGGTATCGGGCGCGAGATGCACGTCATCGTCGGGCAGGGCCAGCTCTCGGCGATTCTGGAATCGCGACCGGAGGACCGCCGGGCTTTCGTCGAGGAAGCCGCGGGTGTGCTCAAACACCGCAAGCGCAAAGAGAAGGCGGTGCGCAAACTCGAGGCGATGCAGGCCAATCTGGCCCGCCTGACCGACCTCACCACCGAGCTGCGCCGCCAGCTCAAGCCGCTGGGCCGCCAAGCCGAGGTGGCCCGGCGCGCGCAGACCGTGCAGGCCGACCTGCGCGATGCCAGATTGCGCCTGGCCGCCGACGATCTGGTCACCCGGCGTGCCGAACTGGCCGGTCAACAGAGCAAAGAGGCCTACGCCCGCGAACAGCAGATCACCGTGCAGAGCGAGCTGGACGCCGCCAACGCGGCACTGGCCCAGCAGGAGTTCCAGCTGTCGCGGCTGACGCCGGGCGCCGAGGCGGCCGCCCAGACCTGGTTCCAGCTGTCCGCGCTCGCCGAGCGGGTCAACGCCACCATGCGCATCGCGGGTGATCGCGCCCGCCACCTCGGAACCCACACCCCGGTCGGCACCGGCCGCGACCCCGATCAGCTCGAAGCCGAAGCAGATCGCATCGAGGCCGAGGAAGCCGAATTGCGGGAGGCGGTCGAGATGGCGGCCGAGACGCTGGAGGCCGCGCGCGATCAACTGGCCGAGCGCGAATACGCGGCTAAGGCCGCCGAACAGGCCCACCTGGCCGCGGTGCGCGCCATCGCCGATCGGCGGGAAGGTCTCGCGCGGCTGTCCGGCCAGGTCGAGAACATGCGCACCAGGGCCCAGTCGGTCGACGCGGACATCGCGCGGTTGTCGGTGGCCATCGCCGAGGCGCGCAGGCGCGGCGAGACCGCGCAGGCGGAGTTCGACACCGTGCAGGAGGAACTGGGCGAGCTGGACGCGGGCGAGGAAGGTCTCGACGCTCAACACGAACACGCGGTGCAGGCACTCGAGCTCGCCGACCAGCGGGTGAACGAACTACGGGCGCAGGATCGGGACGCGAGCAAACGGGTCGCCTCGCTGAGCGCGCGCATCGAGGCGCTCGGGATGGGGCTGGCCCGCCGCGACGGGTCGGCGTGGCTGGTGGAGCATCGCCCGGAAGGTCTGCTCGGCCCGTTGTCGGGAGTGCTTCGGGTTCGTGCCGGGTTCGAGGCCGCCGTCGCGGCCGTGCTCGGTCCGGTCGCCGATGCCGTCGCCGCCGAGTCCGGCGAGTCCGCGCACGCGGCGATCCGCGCGTTGAAGGACGCCGACGGTGGCCGGGCCGCACTGGTGTTCGGCGTCGCGTCCGAGACCGGCGAGCGCTCCGATGACCCGGTGCCCTCGGGTGCGCACCGGTTGGCCGATGTCGTGGAATGCCCTCCGGAGCTGCGCGCGGGCGTGCTCGCGCTGACCACCGGTGTGCTGGTGGTGGACGATCTGGCTGCCGCGGCGGCGGTGCTGGCCGAGCGCCCCGAGATCCGGCTGGTCACCCGCGACGGCGATCTGACCGGCACCGGGTGGGTGCTCGGCGGCTCCGATCGCGCGCCGAGTCAGCTCGAGATCCAGGCCGATATCGACGCCGCCGAGGCGGACCTCGTCGCCGCCCAGCGTCATGCCGAGCAGTTGGAAGCCGCGCTGGCGGGGGCGCTCGAGGAGCAGGCCGATCGCAAGGAGGCCGTCGATCACGCGCTGCTCGCCCTGCACGAATCCGATCAGGCGATGATCGCCATCTACGAGCGGCTGGGCAGGCTCGGCCAGGCGGCGCGTTCCGCGCAGACCGAGGCCGAACGGCTGACCACGCAGCGCGCCGCCGCCGAGGCGAGCAGAGAAGAGACCCTGGCCGGTCTGGCCGAATTCGAGGAACGCCTGCGCAACGCCGAACTGGAACAGGCCGCCGCCGACGAGGGATTCGGCTCGGCGGGCACCGAGGCCGCCGGGCGGGAACGAGAGGAGGCCGCGGCCGCGCTCGCCGAAGCCCGGGCGATGGAAGTCGAGGCCAGGCTGGCCGTGCGCACCGCTGAGGAGCGCGCGGAATCGGTACGCGGCAAGGCCGACGGCCTGCGTCGCGCCGCCCGCGCCGAGCGGGAGGCGCGCGCCCGCGCCGAACGCGCTCAGGCCGCGCGCAAACGCGCCGCCGCGGTGGCCGCCGCCGTCGCCGAGTCCGGCGCCCGGATCGCCGGCGAGCTGGAGAAGGTCGTCGTGGAGGCCGGCGCCCGCCGTGACGACCTGGTGCGCCGCCGCACCGAGTGCGCGACGCAGGTGGAGCAGATCAAAGAACGGGCGCGCGCCCTCAACACGCAGCTGGCTCAGCTCACCGACGCCGTGCATCGCGACGAGGTCGCCAAGGCGCAGGCCGCGTTGCGCATCGAACAGCTCGAGACCACCATCGCCGAGCAGTTCGGCATCGCGCTGGACGACCTGATCGCCGAATACGGTCCCGATGTGCCGCTGCCGCCCTCGGAGCTGGAGATGGCCGAATACGAACAGGCCAGGGAACGCGGCGAACAGGTCACCGCGCCCCAGCCGATGCCCTATGACCGCAGCTCCCAGGAGCGCAGAGCCAAGCGTGCCGAGAAGGATCTGGCCACCCTCGGCAAGGTCAACCCGCTCGCGCTCGAGGAGTTCGCCGCACTCGAAGAGCGCTACAACTTCCTGGCCACCCAGCTCGAGGACGTCAAGAACGCGCGCAGGGATCTGCTCGAGGTGGTCGCCGAGGTCGACGCGCGCATCCTGCAGGTCTTCACCGAGGCCTACGCCGACGTGGAACGCGAGTTCGTCCAGGTGTTCTCGGCGTTGTTCCCCGGCGGGGAGGGCAGGCTGCTGCTCACCGACCCCTCCGACATGCTCACCACCGGAATCGAGGTGGAGGCTCGCCCGCCGGGCAAGAAGGTCAAGCGGCTCTCGCTGCTTTCCGGCGGCGAGAAGTCGCTGACCGCGGTGGCACTGTTGGTCGCCATCTTCCGTGCCCGGCCGTCCCCGTTCTATGTGATGGACGAGGTCGAGGCCGCGCTCGACGACACCAACCTGCGGAGGCTGATCGGCCTGTTCGAACAGCTTCGGGAGAAGAGTCAGCTGATCGTCATCACCCACCAGAAGCCGACCATGGAGATCGCCGACGCGCTGTACGGCGTGAGCATGCGCGGCGACGGCATCACCCAGGTGATCTCCCAGCGCCTGCGCGCGGAAGCTCCCGCTCCGGCCGTCGCGACCTGA